The following proteins are co-located in the Manihot esculenta cultivar AM560-2 chromosome 9, M.esculenta_v8, whole genome shotgun sequence genome:
- the LOC110622806 gene encoding pentatricopeptide repeat-containing protein At3g22470, mitochondrial, with protein sequence MLKFGLEPTTVTFNTFINGLCMESKIDKAVEFFDDMVARGYQPDVYTYSTIINGMCKFGKTNVAIGLLKGMADRGCEPNVVTYSAIIDALCKDELVGEALELFSQMRNKGISSNVITYTSLIHGVCKLGQKNQALALMNEMVEQNILPNVYTFNVLIDALCKDGMVSEAQNTFNVMIQRGVEPDVVTYNSLIDGLCISDQLNEALALLKEMVGRNISPDVFTFNILIHTLCKKGLVSIAQNIIKIMIQRAVEPDVVTYNSLMDGYCLCKQIDKARKLFDLMVTNEIADIFSYSILINGYCKCKMIDDANEFFDEMSHKGLVPDVVTYSTLIKGMFQAGRPQTAKELFKNMCSHGQQPNTVTFSIMINGLCRQGNLDEALTLLKEMGESQLKPNLVTYSILINGMCKAGKINDAKELFSSLFEIGLQPDVYVYSAIMKGLCQQGLMDEAYKIFRDMEKGGCLPNNYSYNIIIQGFLKHEDLPKASELFNEMVDKGFSTDVATTELVVHLSQNNDLILSKLRNRYEASKGVQ encoded by the coding sequence ATGCTCAAATTCGGATTGGAGCCTACCACTGTGACATTTAATACCTTTATTAATGGGCTCTGTATGGAGAGTAAAATCGATAAAGCAGTGGAATTTTTCGATGATATGGTTGCACGTGGTTATCAACCTGATGTTTATACTTACAGTACGATAATAAACGGAATGTGTAAATTTGGGAAAACAAATGTGGCTATTGGGCTACTAAAGGGAATGGCTGATAGAGGTTGTGAGCCAAATGTTGTGACATACAGTGCAATCATTGACGCCCTTTGCAAGGATGAGCTAGTTGGTGAGGCTTTAGAGCTCTTCTCTCAAATGAGGAATAAGGGCATTTCATCTAATGTCATCACTTACACTAGTTTAATTCATGGTGTTTGCAAATTAGGCCAAAAGAACCAAGCTTTGGCCTTAATGAATGAAATGGTGGAGCAGAACATATTACCAAATGTTTATACCTTTAATGTATTGATTGATGCTCTTTGTAAGGATGGAATGGTTTCAGAGGCTCAAAATACATTCAAtgtaatgattcaaagaggtgtagAGCCTGATGTGGTCACCTACAATTCCTTAATCGATGGTCTTTGCATTTCAGACCAATTGAACGAAGCTTTGGCCTTGTTGAAAGAAATGGTGGGGAGGAACATATCCCCTGATGTTTTTACCTTTAATATATTGATCCACACTCTTTGTAAGAAAGGACTGGTTTCAATTGCAcagaatataatcaaaataatgattcaaagagCTGTGGAACCTGATGTGGTCACTTATAATTCATTGATGGATGGATATTGTCTGTGCAAGCAAATTGATAAGGCTAGAAAGCTATTTGATCTGATGGTGACCAATGAAATAGCTGACATTTTTAGCTACAGCATTTTGATCAATGGATATTGTAAGTGCAAAATGATAGATGATGCAAATGAGTTTTTTGATGAAATGTCTCATAAAGGTTTAGTTCCTGATGTTGTTACTTATTCTACTCTTATAAAGGGTATGTTTCAAGCAGGGAGGCCCCAAACTGCAAAAGAGCTCTTTAAGAATATGTGCTCTCATGGTCAACAGCCAAATACAGTAACCTTCTCAATTATGATTAATGGCTTGTGTAGACAGGGGAATCTGGATGAAGCACTCACCCTATTGAAAGAAATGGGGGAAAGTCAGTTGAAGCCTAATCTTGTGACCTATTCCATTCTGATCAATGGTATGTGCAAAGCTGGCAAGATTAATGATGCCAAGGAACTTTTTTCTAGTCTTTTTGAAATTGGTTTACAAcctgatgtttatgtatatagtGCAATTATGAAAGGACTATGCCAACAAGGATTAATGGATGAAGCATATAAGATTTTTAGAGACATGGAAAAGGGAGGATGTTTACCGAATAATTATTCTTATAATATCATCATTCAAGGGTTTCTCAAGCATGAGGATTTACCAAAAGCATCAGAACTATTCAACGAAATGGTTGATAAGGGGTTCTCTACTGATGTTGCTACCACAGAATTGGTAGTACATTTATCGCAGAATAATGATCTCATTCTAAGCAAACTACGTAATCGTTATGAGGCTTCTAAAGGGGTGCAATGA